Proteins encoded within one genomic window of Candidatus Dependentiae bacterium:
- a CDS encoding alanyl-tRNA editing protein — translation MQKTFWEDPYKQTLITRIISVNGNEVLPEKTIAFSFSGGQESDKAWFNNLEVVSSRMADGLIFYTLPENHGLNAGDTIEMKIDWHRRHRLMRLHFTAELILEIVIQSLGLEKVGAHISESKARIDFKSDSNISEHFNDILQRYNEIIHQNLPISKGWLDEATQRRYWKIDRFAQVPCGGTHVNTTGEVGYVTLKRDRPGKGIERIEIRLINA, via the coding sequence ATGCAAAAAACATTTTGGGAAGACCCCTACAAACAAACGCTTATTACAAGAATAATTTCTGTTAACGGCAACGAAGTTTTACCAGAAAAAACAATTGCTTTTTCGTTTTCTGGAGGACAAGAGAGCGACAAGGCATGGTTTAACAACCTTGAAGTTGTTTCAAGCAGAATGGCCGATGGGCTTATTTTTTACACTTTACCAGAAAATCACGGACTAAATGCTGGTGATACTATTGAAATGAAAATCGACTGGCACCGCCGTCATAGACTTATGCGCCTGCATTTTACCGCAGAACTTATCCTTGAAATTGTCATTCAGTCTCTTGGCCTAGAAAAAGTTGGTGCTCATATTTCTGAGTCAAAAGCGCGAATTGACTTTAAATCTGACTCTAATATTTCAGAACACTTCAATGATATTTTACAGCGATACAACGAGATTATTCACCAAAATCTGCCGATATCAAAAGGTTGGCTCGATGAGGCAACTCAACGCCGTTACTGGAAAATAGATCGCTTTGCCCAAGTTCCCTGTGGAGGAACCCACGTAAACACAACCGGAGAGGTTGGATACGTAACACTTAAACGTGACAGGCCCGGCAAAGGGATCGAACGAATTGAAATTCGCTTAATTAATGCATAA